The window GCGGAGCAGCCCGACGATCAGTATGACTGGGTCGTCGCCCACGATCTGAACCCGCAAAAGGCCAAGATCCTCGCTGCCCTCGCTTTGACGAAGTCGAACGATACCAAAGAGCTGCAGCGGATATTCTGGGAGTACTAGACAAGGCTCGCCTGCACGCCGCAAGGCGCGGCGTCAGGCGCGTCGACTCCCACGCTGGCCGATACTCACCGCGCTTGCTCCCATCGCCATCCCCAGTTGTCGCAACGCGAGCGCGTTCAGCGGGAATTCGAGGACGATGTGCGCCAGGCTGAAGGCGAGCAGCACGGTGAAACCGAAGGCATAGTCATAGAAATATAGCGCGGTGGACGCCGCGCTGGCGGCAACGACGAGAAGCAGCCGGTTCCGCGTCATCATGGTCCAGCGGATCACCTCGGCTTTGATGAACCAGTTCAGGTAGTGATAGGTATAAACGAAGGCGAGCAGACTGGTCAGCCGGGTATCGAGCCGCAAATCCGAGATCCCGAGCAGCCGTCCGAGCGCCGGCGCCACATTGGCAAAATAATCCCGCTCTGCGGTTGCGAATGACGGGATCAGCGTTGTTGCCGTTGGCGGCACAACCAGGATTGCCGCAATCGCCGCAATATACAGCCCAACCATCAGCCACTGCATGCGAGCGCCGGACCGCCAGGCGCCCAGCGCCATGAACACCAAAGTGAACAGCGACACATGGATCAGCGTCGGCAGCAGGATGCCGAGCACGGCGATCGACAACCCGTTTGCCAGCATCACCACCGTCAGCAGCACCGCGACCATGAACAAGACCATGCTCTGCAGGGCAGATGTCGTCGCCGTGAACATGGCACACAGCACGAAGGCAGCCCACAACACGAAGCCGAACCAGGAGGCATTGTCGATCAGGGCCGCCGCAATGGCGATAACTGCGAGACCTATTGCGATACCCTGCTGCGGCAAGAAGTATTTGCGATCATGGAGCCAGGAGATCTCGGTCGCGTAGTGCGCCGGCCCGAGCACGACGTAGGCCAGCAGCAACAGTTCGAACGGCACCAGATAGGTCAGTCCAAGTGCCGCCAGCATCAAGCCGAGGTGCGCGAGGTCGATCCGCGTCGCCTTCATGCCAGGCCCTCCCCGGACAATCCACCGGGATAACCTGCGATGCCGCCGCGGGCGATCGCAACCACGTCCATGTCGGAGATCAAGCCTGAATCAATGGGCATGTAGAAGACAATATCTGCGGCCTGCGCGCCAACCGCCCAGGCAAAGCAAATGGAAAAAACAAGGGACGCCAGACATCCGGCCCACCAAATGGTGCAGCCCAGTACAGCACCGGTCGATCGAAAACAAAAGGTGGAAAACGAGGCCGATCGCCCTATCGGCTCAGCAGCAGCGCTGCGCCAGCAACGATCAGGGACAGTCCGATGAACATCATCAGCGGCACCCGGCTGGGCGGACGGCCATAGCGCCCTTGGGCGCGCCGCTCGGAAATCAACGCACGCTCATACTCGTCGGACGAGGAAAACAGGCAGGCAAAGCCGGTACGGGCCGAAGCGACCATCGCATCAAGCGCGGTCACGGCAGACTGGTGGTGCGGATCGGAGTTCGTCAACATCCATCGATGCTAGACCCGACATGGTAAATACAAGGTTACCGCGACCGGTTTCGGCTACGCCCCCGCTTCCGCGCCCATGCCCGGCACGGCGCCGGCCTGCCGCACGGCGCTGGTCACCCGCGCCAGCGTTGCCTGACCGACCAGCTTGCGCCGGCCGCTTTCGAGCGACAAAGGTTCCTCGACCGCCGTTTCCACGCGGTTACGCCCCGAGCGCTTGGCGCGATACAGCGCGGTATCCGCGCTCGCCAGCAGCACATCGAGCTCAGTGTTCGCCGGCCCTCCGGCGACGCCGATACTGACCGTGGTCGCGACCGGCATATCGTCCGCTTCGATACCGCAGTTCTGAAACGCCTCGCGAACCCTGTCGGCGGCGACCAGCGTCTCCTCGATCGAGCACGGCAGCATCGCCGCGAACTCCTCGCCGCCGATACGGCCGATCAGATCGGTGATGCGCAGATTTGCGTTCATGACCACCGCAAACAGTTTCAGCACCTCGTCGCCGGCGGGATGGCCAAAGCGGTCGTTGATCGATTTGAAGTGATCGATATCGAAGATCATCACCGTCACCGGACGGCCTGCCCTGGCTTCGCGCTCGATCATCCGCGCGGTCGCCTCGCTGAAACCGCGGCGATTGAGCAGGCCCGTCAGCGGGTCGATCGAGGCGGCGGCCTTGTGCGCACGCACCGTTCTATCATTCACCATCATGAAGATGATGAAGACGGTGCCGACCGCATAGAGCACGAGCTCGATTGCGAAAATCACCACCCAGGTGTTGTTGGTGGCGAAGGCCTCTTCCGGCCCGGCCAGCAGGCCGCCGAGCAGGATCGGCAGCATCAAGACCGCGCCGTGCAGCAGCGGAATGAGAATGGCAGG is drawn from Bradyrhizobium prioriisuperbiae and contains these coding sequences:
- a CDS encoding GGDEF domain-containing protein, translated to MSLDISTLYLVATLVAVMLGALLLFFWRQEKIPALGWWGAAYLVGALSIGVWALLGARLGEPVLLAINIIGYVACGMVWTAARVFHGKAPNWAGLFAGAVVWAVTNVMLGVGPVFLHTVIGAGIVASYATATASELWSDRRQSMRSRWPAILIPLLHGAVLMLPILLGGLLAGPEEAFATNNTWVVIFAIELVLYAVGTVFIIFMMVNDRTVRAHKAAASIDPLTGLLNRRGFSEATARMIEREARAGRPVTVMIFDIDHFKSINDRFGHPAGDEVLKLFAVVMNANLRITDLIGRIGGEEFAAMLPCSIEETLVAADRVREAFQNCGIEADDMPVATTVSIGVAGGPANTELDVLLASADTALYRAKRSGRNRVETAVEEPLSLESGRRKLVGQATLARVTSAVRQAGAVPGMGAEAGA